The Anopheles maculipalpis chromosome 3RL, idAnoMacuDA_375_x, whole genome shotgun sequence genomic sequence CCTTTCGTTTGCTGTTttcaatgtgtttgtgtgtgtgtttgtatgtgtttgtgtgttttcgtaAGTGTGTTTCTATGCTCCTTCGAACCTCGTTTTCGCTCTTCCCGTCGGGAAGGCCGCTGATCTACCGCTCGGTCGTGTGATCTTGGCGCTACTACGTGTGTAGCTGCATGAGTATGTGCACAGGTCACAGCGAAAACGCCTTCAAAAAATCTCGTCCTATTGCTAAATCCTTGCACGTATCGGTGCCGGTTCCTGCTTCCTGCCcatcctttctctctttctctctcggtCTACTACTGTCTACACGATTCCTATCCTCCGCACTCCGGATTCTCAATGACTGACTGAAGAACAGTGGACAGATCCGTCAACTTCAAGCAACACTGTCGCTTTACTGGAGAGCCTGCAGTCTGGCGATTTCAGCTTCCAGCGCCTGGATGTTGAAGTTCGGGTCATCCTTGGGCGGGTTGGCACGGATGAACTCGAGCGTCTTCAGGACATGGGCCGGGACGGGGCCTTCGCGGGGCAAATGAGCACCCTGCGGCTGGAATCCGTTCTCGTCGGCAACGTACGTCAGCTGAATCGGCGTACCGTCACGGTCAGTCCACGAAGCGGAGCCCTGGGCCGATTGGCCACCGACTCCTTCCTCCTGGGCCCGGATACCATTGCTCGTCTCGTAGTTCCAGGCGTACGAGCCGTCCGGGTTGACGGAACTGTCGGAGCTCAGGATCTGTGCATCGGCATCTGGGTTCTGGGCGACGGCAACGGCGGCCAGGGCAGCAATAACGAACTGCGAACgagaagacacacacacacacacacaaatgacaCATCGGTAAAAGATGTACGGCACACCCATGGCAATCTAATCTTCAAGCCTTAACCCCCTTTTCTGCGATGATTGGTACACAACGGTGATCTGTGggataggttttttttgttgttgcagcaCACCTTCCCTTGTTGACAAGATTCAAGTTGCAAATCTTAACCAACAGAACACACCCTCTCCTTGAAGATCTCCCGTGCAGTTTTTCTGACATGTTTGCACGCTTATCGTGCCCAGCGTATCCGAGTGCAGGATCCTCCTTGCTAGTGTGTTACTTCGCGAAGATAAAGTTCCAAGGACGTCACGATGCACGTGACATCTCTCTGTCATTTACTAATGGCACTAGCCGATCGTACGATCGGCAAATCAAAACGATGCATCTTAAGTGAACATTTTTCCACACGCTTCGAGATGATAAATCATCCCCGCAGTATCTAGCAGTGTGGACGCCGTTAGAGCTATCCTCCAACAGCCGTGCATAATTGTGGTATCATCATAACACGGTGGCCATCGGCTTGATAGCAGATAATTGAAGTCGATTACTACTTCACCGGCGCATAGTCGCACAGCATCGGCGGCCGGATGAGGATCATCATTAGTGTCGACATTTCATTGACAACTGCTTATCATCTGCAAGCTCGAGCGCTGTATGGGATGAGCTAGGTGCGTTTCAATGAAGTTTCATCGGGTGAGTCAACCTGTACCTTTCGAGTGTGTCGATTCCCCACCTCACTATCTCTCTTGTGAAACCTCCGACACAGTCGGAATTCAATtgattgatgttgtttttttaagtgCCGATGTTTGTATCGTTCATCAAGAGCTTACTGGTTGTGAATGTAGAATTTACGAGCCAAGGTATACAAAAATAGTATCCTCGCAACACAAGATCAAACGAAGTTTAAGGTCTTCTCAAATGAGGCAAgttaatttaagaaaaacgAACGGTCAGCAATCAAAAATAACGAACAACATACAAAATAAACTGACCGATCATTGCTGCCTATTACTGCTGTGACGCAACATCTCTTGGGATGTGCGGGATAGAAGTTCGTGTTCGCTGTGAGGGTGTGCGACTATATTTTGGCAATACTACGCCGTGGTCAACCAACGTCACCAGGCTGGTACCATGGGAAGATCGGTGGCACAGTTCCTTCCACCCTTCAGCAGATGATGGTGGGCGTGGGGAAAACTCTAACCAAAGTGTTTTAGTTCCCCAAAACGCACAAAACTTCTTGTGCTTTAGGTTCTCATCAACACCAACTCAACTGTCTGGGAACGTTCCCTTCCTAGAGATTTCTTGAACCACAGCTGAATGcttcttttgtgttttattcccTTTTCCACTGTTTTCCATTAGGCCCTCATCTAACCGATCAGTGGTAAGCTTTAGAGGTTTCTGGTGGATAAGAAGCAATTGCACTCCTTTTTCTCCCACGCTACTATTTTTGCGGTGTTTTTCGCTGACGCTGTTGTTGTCACTTAATCGAGAGATGAgggtgcacacacacgctaatgtgcgttttgtttgctttgatgTAAGCAAGCTACACGAACTTTGCTTCCGTGCCATGCTGGCGTGTTGGGACCACATTGCACAAGAGATAAAGTGGCGTCTGGTTCAAGGTGATGACTCCACACGGTTAATACAATGTTGCACGCTTGCCAACACCCGGTTTGTTTACGGTGTGGCGAACGAGATGAGATGGATGTAATGAGCGAaagattgatttttcttttggtttgcTGCTTTTAAGTGATTGAGGATGATAGGAAACGTTATATGGAACATCGTCACACTCTCACGTATTATAAagataattattcaaatttctgagcacAATATGATACGGTATCTTgactttaaataatttaatgcttCAGCTTAATGCTGTAAAACATTACCCAAAAATGGAGTGTTCTGAAGCTACACAAAAAGAAGACAGATAGTTTGTTTAAGAGTGTCTAAATATTATTGTTGGCTTAACAACTTTCTAGGCCAACAATGCCGGCCAACGATTGGCTTACTAGTTTTGCTAATATGACTTTGTTGGATAACAAGTCTTTACTGAGGGCGAAGAGTTTTGTGCCCGGTACTGCCGTGTGAAGTCGCTTCTATCATCGGACcgccggttttttttattttctattgatTTTCCCGGATTTGTTTCCTATAAAGTGTTATATATTCAGATTAATGTAATCTTAGGGATAATATATTCAATATATGGAAGGTATGACTAGCATAAGGCCTCCTGCGGTTATAAGATATGCATTCACAGAATACTTTAATTAGCTTAAGCAGAAAGACGTACTACTAGCATtgatatttaaacaaatttttataaCAACATTAGAGTATTAAATATTGaacagtttcttcttcttaggcTCTACAACTTCGGTAGGTCTTGCGCCTACCATCAGTAACTTCCCTATGATTAAACCCGCAGCAGGATGACCTGCGTCCGGGCAGATGGTTGGGATTCGATAGCGCTGTCACCACGGGCAATGGAGCGCTccaaattaaactaaactgtTTATAAATGAGTATTGGCCACACATATTTCAAAGATCTTAGAAAATCAAAGCTAttaaatgaatgatttaaagaGCCTTTCGTTTGTCGTTTTTCCTTGTGCCCTATGGTTTGATTTCAATTGAGGAAACTAGAAGAACGTAttaatataattaattaatatttcacaaacaaacccaTCGCCGTCATTTGAATGTTTATCCGTATGCAATCACTGTACAGCGCACCAATGCAACCAAGCACTTTTCAAccaattcttaaaaaaaacggGTTTTCATGATCACTTTTAAAGTCTTAAATGTCCCAACATCACTTCAATAATTCACAGCAACAAACCGTAAAGCATCCTGATTCACATTCAGTGCGTATCCTTCGACCTTTCCTCCCGCTAATCCTTTAAATCCAATCTTGCTTGAAAACTCACCACTCGGAACATGTTGCTAATTGtgtgtgcaaaacaaaaacggcacGGATAAGCTCAACtaaacgcttttttttctagcttaaaacacaccacaccgtAGGCAGAGAGAACGTCTGTATGACTGATCATCGGTTCGCATTTGCCGCGTTTTTATATGCCCGGTTTGAAGAAAGTCCAGGGCCCAAAAgaatccaccaccaacaaccccGGCGCAACGGGTAGACCCACTGGTAAGAATAGCGGCGGGAGATGAAAAAGATGTGTGTATACTAGTAGTACGTGCACGATCGGTAAGAAGcgcaaaaaacaaagcatacagcaacaaaaaaaaaaaaaacagcatcggTACCGACTACTGCCAACGGGCGCTACAAGCGGGCTTGCTGGAGGGAGAAGGAACCAAATCTTACCACACCGTGAGGGTTGTGCGGTCTATGGGGAAGGGTGAAAGAGGAAGATGGATGGGAAGGGAGTGAAGGCTGTGTCTCATCGTCGTGATCAGTGGTTTGGAATGGTTTGGAGAGGGAAGACGACCACGACGACGTCGACGACAAGGCGGCCCGAGTCGTCATCCTCGACATGACATCCCGATACGGGAAGGGACAGAACAGATACGTGAGGATTTGAGAAATGGGTGTCTGTGCGTGTTGTAGGCAACGCCACTAGGCAGCCAAAGTAACGAAGCTCGCAAATCGAATCCGCCACCGAAACCGCGATCGAATGCGAAAAGATGCGAAAACCcttcgaaataaaataaagggtGGTTATGATGGTGTCTTCTTCTGGTCCGGTGGCAAATGCGGGTATGCAGGACTGCAACGGTGGTGGGATAAaaatgtgtacgtgtgtatgttgtaaataattgtGTACACGAGAAGCAGCACTCGCCAGCCACCCGCCGCTGGCATTAGCCATTGAAGAAGTTTCCCCCCCATGAAGCTGTGAAGGTGGTggactttaaaaataaaaagtgcaTCTATCGGCGGAGATGGCAGTTGGGGAGTGGAAGAACAGCAGAGGACATGTACATGAACAGCGTAAATGTTCGGGCTCCCGGCACCCAAGGGGCACACATTTAGTTACAGGCGTTAACATCTCGACCTTTTTGGCACGGGGCTTCAGTTGTTTGGTGAAGTTAGCCGGGTCAAGACGAGAAGCGAGAGGAAGAACGCGCAATGGATGGTGAAGATCATGACGATCATGATGATGGTCTGGACGGCTGGCGCAATCGTTTGTCGCGTGCGAAAGAGATGGACGAACTAAACTGGTGACGATTAGATTTCCCACTCTTGTTAAACGGCAAAGTATGATGGGTTTTgaggtgctttttttgttacactCGTTTGTTAGTTTGAATTCGTTTCGCAAAAACCACCCTCGGTAGATAGATTAATCTTATTAGAGCGGTGTTGGTGTGGATTCTCTTCTGTGCATGTGGTGTGGGGAAAATTGGGGAATTTTTATGATTGGCAGCGGGCCGCTTTGGGGGTTTTCGAACAGCGCAGTAGCAACGAGTGCGATCAATTGCAGACAACCATTACGGACATGAAGCACACATACAGATGCAACAACTAACTCATTCGTGCAGCAACGATGAATGAAAGCGAGCTGGTCAAATGACGTGCGGAGGTTCGTTGCTTGCTGCTGCATAGTTCGCtcattgaagtctttcgtgTTGCGTGTggattgtaaattaaattttgcttttttttcgccagtAGGTAGGGAAAttgcgattaaaaaaaagggtcacAATGTTGACATTGCTCCTGTCAAAAGTCAACGAGACTTGGGGTGGATtctttgtagcttttttttttggtcaacAAGCGCAAAATGGGTTCACTGCAGCTGGTATAGGTGGTGCGTCTGGATACCAGTGATCTCTAGTTACTCATAACGCAACCCAGACACTATTCGCAAATCGGTCATTTACTGTCACCCGAAACACCCAACGGTCAGCTGCACCAATGCATGAAACCGAAAAGTTGGGCTGAcctaaaaaaagaagataccTTCCCGCGTAAGAGCGGTACAGTGTGAGCGAGCCAGCAGCGTGTAGGGTGAAAGCGAGCTAAAATTATAGCACATCGGTCTTAACGATGTCCTGGGGCGGATTTTGTCCTCGAAAAATCTTCACATCTTCAGCGTACAACTGCCCCACAGCTTCACATTATGTACAGATTCGCCATCTCACTAGGCCTTGAAGTTTTTGGAGggttgttttatattttcggGTCATCCTGTAATGTTAGTCCCTCCCTAGTTTGATGCGTGATAAAAGAGGAACCGAtaatgcaaaagaaagaagcagaaaGTGTTCGTAATGGTGCATATGTTTGGCAAAATCGATGCATCTAAATGTCAAAGCACTTCAGCATTCCTGAAGGTTCGTACGGACGAGCGGcttcgtttcgcttttttcgGGTGTCATCTCTGGTCGGCTACAATTAATCAatagtttcttcttttttgggtTGTAGCTGCATCCATGAACATCCATGCATGCAGATATTTGGTGCCAAAGGCTTACATGAGCATCGATTTGCGATACTTAATCATTGGTGGAATTTATGGgtagcaagaaaagaaaatctcacCCAAGGAAGATcacattttaaatgttttagaGACGAATGACGATGTAATGTCCGATAAATCTTCGACCTGTGCTAACTTAAAATGTGTTattaacgcaaaaaaaaaaacatgtgggTCACATATTCCGCTCGACGCAGTCTCGAATGGAAACGGAAGCACAATCGGGACCAACTTTTACCGCAACTTTAACAACGAACGTTCGATCGTTATAATAAATCAAGCTCACATTTGACCTCTTGCGTAATACGACAGCGTCTCGGGAGTGATCATGTTCCCGTAGGTACCAGCACCCTACTTTGGATAGAAAGAGAGTAAAAGGAGAGAAACATAACCGCAAAAGTACAGCAAAAGTTTGGCAAATTTTGGCCACGggttggttttctttctttcgtgcTCGTTTAGGTCACTTCCCAACGGAACTGATAATTCATTCATAAATGGCGAATGCCGGACAATGGAAATCATGTTAACCTTTCGATTTCGGGCACAAATAATATTATCCAATCAAATTGCGCTCTCTTCCGTACATGAGTGTACAATTTTAACCATAACCATGCTCAATGAGGCAGCTTTTATGTTTGTAATTTATAACAGTTTAAGTAATTTTTATGACAAATGCTTTATTAGTAtcattgattttcatttttattgtgctTCGATTCGATATGATTAAAGACTTattctttattttgcttcacGAGTTTCagcttattatttttcatattaaacttattttaaattatacttAAATTTGTTAACATCAAAAGATGCTATGTTTATAagagaaggatttttttattccctcAAGAAAGGCCAGGCTGTTCAACTTTATTTGGTTTATTTGGTTTTACTTGAATTTATTGTTCCAtgcgtattttttttcaattgcttAAACTCTTtatcaatatttttgaaaacaaaccaTTGAAAATACTAAACAATGAAATACATttgacaaaacagaaaaacaggTAAACCAAACGGTTGACAAGCAAAAGGAAAGTCTCCCCAGACAATTTGCAACATACTATATCGCCACCGCGTACTGTAGTTGATCTTTTCGGCCTTATCCGTTCATGGGGGACTATTTCTTGCCTTTTGCCTGTCTCTTGAACGATCCACGCCGATCCACTCAAGGTACACGGTCGCAATAAATTATCGCAGGTATTTTCGAAGCTATTTCGGatcactttattttatttgcctgTAATTTTTTTGGTATATTTTGTGCAAAGGTTATGGTCAAAAGATATGACGAGATCCTGCGACTGGTGTACCTAATAAATTTGACTCAAATAAAGAACGTTTTTGATGAAGTTGATATTTAATCAGTGTTTGCAATTCTGTACCCAGTGAGTGGTCTATTAAATATTTCCTCGTTCGTCACTGGATTGACGATCGTATTCGGATGCTCATACGCACTGCAAAGGTCAGGTCAGGTGTATTTGCACATTGCAAATTGTAGATAATTTGGTCGCTCACCCTTTTCGGTTCGGCGCACTCTTCCGCGACCGAGGTGTTGAAAAGGAAGGGACTCATCTACGGATGATCACGAAGCGAGATAATTTCAATAGCCAGCGGGCACCGGGCGACAGCACCAGCGGCAACATTCATGTGGCGCCTACACgtgctagcagcagcagcagcagctttttAAT encodes the following:
- the LOC126563272 gene encoding pupal cuticle protein Edg-78E-like; its protein translation is MFRVFVIAALAAVAVAQNPDADAQILSSDSSVNPDGSYAWNYETSNGIRAQEEGVGGQSAQGSASWTDRDGTPIQLTYVADENGFQPQGAHLPREGPVPAHVLKTLEFIRANPPKDDPNFNIQALEAEIARLQALQ